The Podospora pseudopauciseta strain CBS 411.78 chromosome 2 map unlocalized CBS411.78m_2, whole genome shotgun sequence genome has a window encoding:
- a CDS encoding uncharacterized protein (EggNog:ENOG503PXKG), which produces MVSLTTEQSLAVLATLPKCAMDCMMGAPSTGQGSTDVDLCAPQPLETTNWVMGCMKSNCSTPEALFTQNATLRACGVEPRMERQWLPVMTTFMILAFISVVLRVANRLYTTKTYWWDDIFLSLSMAGSFAYASIHYEAMGHGFGREFWSLSPEEINYIIAGVYASMLVFHAARMLLRHSQILFFLRIFVVGNSKPMIKGTMIANAVLSTAIGLIMALQCMPVSFFWMRWDSTQEGKCLNNLQTLWITSVFTMLLDAWTLILPLPYVAKLQLSVRKRIGISVMLATGLSILIFSILKFWSGAITVEEPNPMYTFAQVSMWASLEINVGIICACLPGIRLLFSNLFRQTGWFMTSSIRRTEHISLSGSPDRSGKKSCPESQIRITTTIQTKATHALTDSESHLPLHAASLGAAIHPARQELGVVANAWA; this is translated from the exons ATggtctccctcaccacagaGCAGTCATTGGCGGTGCTCGCAACGCTACCGAAATGCGCT ATGGATTGCATGATGGGAGCACCCAGCACCGGCCAGGGCTCGACAGATGTTGATCTTTGCGCACCTCAACCTCTAGAGACCACCAACTGGGTGATGGGTTGCATGAAAAGCAACTGCTCAACTCCAGAAGCACTCTTTACTCAGAATGCGACCTTGCGAGCCTGCGGTGTTGAACCTAGGATGGAGAGGCAGTGGCTGCCTGTGATGACCACGTTTATGATCCTTGCCTTCATTTCCGTCGTGCTGCGGGTGGCCAACCGACTTTACACGACCAAGACGTATTGGTGGGACGATATCTTTTTGTCCTTGTCGATG GCTGGCTCCTTTGCCTACGCTTCGATCCATTACGAGGCGATGGGTCACGGTTTCGGACGAGAGTTTTGGTCTCTGTCGCCAGAGGAGATCAACTACATTATTGCT GGCGTATACGCGAGCATGCTCGTCTTCCACGCAGCTCGCATGCTGCTGCGCCACTCGCaaatcctcttcttccttcgCATCTTCGTGGTGGGCAACTCGAAGCCAATGATCAAAGGAACCATGATAGCAAATGCTgtcctctccaccgccatcGGTCTCATCATGGCGCTCCAGTGCATGCCCGTCAGTTTCTTCTGGATGCGATGGGACTCGACGCAGGAGGGCAAGTGTCTGAACAACCTCCAGACTCTATGGATCACCTCCGTCTTCACCATGTTACTGGACGCCTGGACACTCATCCTGCCACTGCCCTACGTGGCCAAACTGCAGTTGTCGGTGAGGAAGCGAATCGGCATCTCGGTCATGCTCGCCACCGGTCTGagcatcctcatcttcagcaTCCTCAAGTTCTGGTCTGGTGCCATCACAGTGGAGGAGCCCAACCCAATGTATACCTTTGCCCAGGTGTCGATGTGGGCGTCGTTGGAAATCAACGTGGGGATCATCTGTGCTTGCTTACCGGGTATAAGACTACTATTCAGCAACTTGTTCAGGCAGACGGGTTGGTTTATGACGAGCAGTATTAGGAGGACGGAGCATATTTCGCTGTCTGGGTCTCCCGACCGGAGTGGGAAGAAGTCGTGCCCGGAGTCGCAGATTCGCATCACGACAACTATTCAGACCAAGGCCACGCATGCGTTGACTGATTCCGAGTCGCATCTGCCTCTCCATGCGGCGAGCTTGGGGGCGGCGATTCATCCTGCGAGGCAAGAGCTGGGTGTGGTGGCCAATGCTTGGGCTTGA
- a CDS encoding uncharacterized protein (COG:S; EggNog:ENOG503NTX3), with amino-acid sequence MHGSDLENRPESNERIPRWSLGVLNPKDTVDVPGTALLLVGLSPQPKPDTHSDDHNLPSPPEEPNQTSSPPRDDDPPNTTPTGILLAPQPLPHDLLSWPPWRRNLALLTIGLYSLLGGGTTPLLAAGFTNISQILSIPLHRISLTTDLVMLGLGIGCLLASPTAILYGKRPVYLAGSLIFLLTCVWCALSPTFESLLLARFVQGVAISPVEALPSATIAELFFLHERGGGGREDRGLWALFVRGEEFGAGDGGGGCSCSGVEVGFLGDGGWGLWGWVVGVGAGDVLG; translated from the exons ATGCATGGAAGCGATCTAGAGAACCGACCGGAAAGCAATGAAAGAATACCACGATGGAGCCTTGGTGTGCTCAACCCAAAGGACACAGTCGACGTTCCAG GCACcgccctccttctcgtcgGCCTCTCTCCCCAACCAAAACCCGACACTCACTCGGATGACCATaatctcccctcccctcccgaagaacccaaccaaacctcctctcctccacgcGACGATGACCCCCCAAATACCACCCCCACTGGCATCCTCCTagcccctcaacccctcccccatgaCCTCCTCAGCTGGCCCCCCTGGCGCcgcaacctcgccctcctcacaaTAGGCCTTtactccctcctcggcggcggaacaacccccctcctcgcagcAGGCTTCACCAACATCTCCCaaatcctctccatccccctccaccgcatCTCCCTCACTACCGACCTCGTAATGCTCGGCCTCGGTATCGGCTgtctcctcgcctcccccacgGCGATACTCTACGGGAAACGTCCCGTTTACCTAGCTGGCTCCCTCATTTTTCTCCTGACATGTGTCTGGTGCGCGTTAAGTCCGACGTTTGAGAGTTTATTGCTTGCACGGTTTGTGCAAGGGGTGGCAATCAGTCCTGTGGAGGCGCTGCCGAGCGCGACGATTGCGGAATTGTTCTTTTTGCATGAacgagggggcggggggcggGAGGATAGGGGTTTATGGGCTTTGTTTGTTAGGGGGGAAGAATTTGGTGCCGGtgatgggggcgggggttgtTCATGCtctggggtggaggtggggtttttgggtgatgggggttggggtttgtggggttgggttgtgggggttggtgccggAGACGTTTTGGGATAG
- a CDS encoding uncharacterized protein (COG:A; EggNog:ENOG503NYNU), protein MFFPTARVSQRTLPRLLNLTLRQTAQQNILLSSFATHIGRTRVSFSTFSPLRTASATATAEMASIQIPTVAAGSERVPFSKLKGRIAPQLLQNIEKMGLTHMSPVQEKVLQMSSLKNDCLVQAKTGTGKTIAFLLPALQNIMTAPDLQREFVAILVLAPTRELAQQIADECDKLTGKSFECHIAVGGTSKNSLLRRFLNGKPTILVATPGRLIDYLSEEETRHKLTKLRCVVLDEADRMLDQGFAPSIKRILQQIPKKQTAGWQGMCFSATVPDEIQQFLPLVLDKKHDRISTIDPNETPTVDRIPQSAIPIPSIADALPVLHSYLMTQKKTNPELKAVIFCGTARHAALLYHIFGPTGGAAPKGLSCFQMHSRLSQPARTRTIEEFKNAESGLMFASDVIGRGMDFPDIDLVIQMGFPPEKAQYVHRVGRTGRAGKSGEATMILTPQEMRFVRANKDFPIKVTEPFNHPDLPKSVTKIEEALAKVPELTKFQAYTAFLGFNITVARQLGLQPPEIVGLANEFAYAMGYEEIPEVEAKMVGKMGLKGVPGLRIMGKGGVSRAAPVPSGRTGGGRAQGGPGRMQRGKVADPRPQGASGGNNGSRADGNRRGPRESTGANAEEPSRKRPRRGAQA, encoded by the exons ATGTTCTTTCCCACAGCTCGTGTCTCACAACGCACGCTGCCCAGACTTCTCAACCTCACGCTCCGCCAGACCGCTCAGCAAAATATACTCCTCTCTTCCTTCGCCACACATATTGGTCGTACCAGAGTCTCGTTCTCTACATTCTCCCCCTTGCGCACAGCATCCGCGACCGCAACCGCCGAGATGGCTTCGATCCAGATTCCCACCGTGGCTGCCGGCAGCGAGCGCGTCCCTTTCTCAAAGCTCAAGGGCCGCATTGCgccccagctcctccaaaaTATCGAGAAGATGGGCCTCACACACATGTCCCCAGTGCAAGAAAAGGTCCTGCAGATGTCCAGCCTCAAGAACGACTGCCTCGTACAAGCCAAGACCGGAACCGGCAAGACAATCGCTTTCCTGCTCCCCGCCCTCCAAAACATCATGACCGCCCCAGACCTGCAGCGCGAGTTCGTTGCaatcctcgtcctcgcccccACCCGCGAGCTGGCCCAGCAGATTGCCGATGAGTGTGACAAGCTCACCGGAAAGTCTTTCGAGTGCCACATTGCCGTAGGCGGCACCTCCAAGAACTCGCTCCTTCGGAGGTTCCTCAATGGCAAACCCACCATCCTCGTCGCCACCCCCGGCCGCCTCATCGACTACCTCTCCGAAGAAGAAACCAGACACAAACTCACCAAGCTCCGCTGCGTGGTCCTTGACGAGGCAGACCGCATGCTCGACCAGGGGTTTGCCCCCTCCATCAAGAGAATCTTGCAACAAATCCCCAAGAAGCAAACTGCTGGCTGGCAAGGCATGTGCTTCTCTGCTACCGTCCCAGACGAGATTCAGCAGTTCCTGCCCTTGGTCCTCGACAAGAAGCACGACCGCATTTCCACCATCGACCCCAATGAGACCCCTACCGTCGACAGAATCCCCCAATCCGCCATTCCCATACCCTCCATCGCCGACGCCCTTCCTGTCTTGCACTCCTACCTCATgacacaaaagaaaaccaacCCCGAGCTCAAAGCCGTCATATTCTGCGGCACCGCCCGCCACGCCGCTTTGCTCTACCACATCTTTGGTCCCACCGGCGGCGCCGCCCCCAAAGGCCTCTCCTGCTTCCAGATGCACTCCCGTCTTTCCCAACCAGCACGTACACGAACAATCGAAGAGTTCAAGAACGCCGAATCAGGCCTCATGTTTGCATCTGATGTCATTGGACGTGGCATGGACTTCCCTGACATTGACCTAGTCATCCAGATGGGCTTCCCTCCCGAAAAAGCGCAATACGTCCATCGTGTTGGGAGAACGGGAAGAGCAGGCAAGTCGGGAGAAGCAACCATGATTTTGACGCCCCAGGAGATGAGGTTTGTGAGAGCGAATAAGGACTTTCCCATCAAGGTTACTGAGCCATT CAACCACCCTGACCTGCCAAAATCGGTTACCAAGATCGAGGAAGCTCTCGCCAAGGTGCCGGAGTTGACGAAATTCCAAGCTTATACCGCCTTCCTCGGCTTCAACATCACCGTGGCGAGACAGCTGGGCCTCCAGCCGCCAGAGATTGTCGGTTTGGCCAACGAGTTTGCCTATGCGATGGGGTACGAGGAGATCCCAGAGGTGGAGGCCAAGATGGTGGGTAAGATGGGGCTCAAGGGCGTGCCCGGGTTGAGGATCATGGGCAAGGGGGGGGTGAGCAGAGCTGCTCCGGTGCCGAGCGGAaggacgggaggggggagggccCAGGGTGGCCCGGGGAGGATGCAGAGGGGCAAGGTGGCTGATCCCAGGCCGCAAGGGGCGAGTGGAGGCAATAATGGGAGCAGGGCGGACGGCAACAGGAGGGGGCCGAGAGAGAGCACGGGTGCGAACGCTGAGGAGCCGAGCAGGAAACGGCCCAGGCGTGGTGCCCAGGCGTGA
- a CDS encoding uncharacterized protein (EggNog:ENOG503NUA6; COG:T): MTAANDMSEAKEPVTFATTVEGEKIKLSDTNSSEQLPASLKETGREFNVTESDLLEAKHLAATFTLDKTIAMMKKVHKQHASDPNFPIEIINHIDEFLGHEADLVANPQKYEHLIEEMKIEAALMTNNSPYTEVRAVVDNHDDPSLPVSTIRAWGIGVLFAICISSINSFFDIRLPAVSISGTVVQLLAYPFGTFLARVLPDKGITLFGVRHSLNPGPFNKKEHMLITIMASVAKSVPYTNYIAWIQVLPQYFGQEWARSIAYQLLIGLSTNFIGYGLAGICRRFLVYPAFCVWPTSLVTIALNSAFHDKELEKTTIEGPFKTRWTVSRMKYFCWLCGVMFAYFWLPNYLCGALTYFSWMTWISPQNVHLASITGGQTGLGLNPLPSLDWNVFALDPLMVPFFSTFNYFFGAFLSMFVIIGLYYTNTYYTAYLPINSNRPFDHFGHIYKVRSIVDDNGLFDAKKYEAYSPPYLAASNVVVYTFFFALYAATVTYAALYHRLEIKLGLNELWQRAKFTMRRLRSKNARGEESTEEDVDLLDVHNRLMRAYPEVPQWWYMTCLAFAIAVGMVGVSLWPTNTTPFVVLYGIALCLVFVVPIGIIAGMTGVEVTLNVIAEFIGGVWMEGNAIGMCFFKSYGYVTCAHAIAFSSDLKLAHYVKIPPRFTFCAQMVPTLVSTLISVAIMQYQTRIENVCTPDAPFRFLCPGVNTFFTAAVFWGTVGPRKIWGVGGQYSMTLLGFPFGFLAVMLFWYLNKKWPKSVILRNVHPVVMMSGALNWAPLNLAYMWPAVPVGAFSWLFVKKRYLAFWSKYNYVTSAAFGCGIAISGVVTFFAVQLWGFQVNWWGNDVLNTGCDAEGTCTLLNLTDGEYFGPKLGEFS, translated from the exons ATGACGGCCGCCAACGACATGtccgaggccaaggagcCTGTCACGTTCGCTACCACTGTTGAGGGCGAAAAGATTAAGCTCTCCGACACCAACTCTTCCGAACAGCTTCCCGCGAGCCTGAAGGAGACGGGGCGCGAGTTTAATGTGACTGAGTCCGATCTCCTTGAGGCTAAGCACCTGGCTGCCACCTTCACGCTGGACAAGACTATCGCT ATGATGAAAAAGGTGCACAAGCAACACGCCAGCGACCCCAATTTCCCCATCGAGATCATCAACCACATTGACGAGTTCCTTG GGCACGAGGCCGACTTGGtcgccaacccccaaaagTATGAGCATCTCATTGAAGAGATGAAGATTGAGGCCGCTCTCATGACCAACAATTCACCCTATACCGAAGTGCGAGCAGTCGTGGACAACCATGATGACCCATCGCTACCCGTATCAACCATCCGTGCCTGGGGCATAGGTGTCTTGTTTGCTATCtgcatctcctccatcaactCCTTCTTCGACATTCGTCTCCCGGCTGTTAGTATCAGCGGAACCGTCGTCCAGCTGCTGGCCTACCCCTTTGGCACCTTCTTGGCACGCGTGCTCCCCGACAAGGGAATCACCCTCTTCGGCGTTCGTCACAGCCTGAATCCAGGACCTTTCAACAAGAAGGAGCACATGCTTATCACCATCATGGCCAGCGTCGCCAAGAGCGTTCCTTATACCAACTACATTGCTTGGATTCAGGTTCTCCCCCAATACTTCGGACAGGAATGGGCCCGCAGCATCGCCTACCAGCTCCTCATTGGCCTCTCGACCAACTTCATCGGGTACGGGCTGGCCGGAATCTGCCGCCGTTTTCTGGTCTACCCTGCTTTCTGCGTCTGGCCAACATCTTTGGTGACCATCGCGCTCAACTCTGCATTCCACGAcaaggagttggagaagacaACCATCGAGGGCCCGTTCAAGACTCGCTGGACCGTGTCCCGAATGAAGTATTTCTGTTGGCTTTGCGGGGTCATGTTTGCCTACTTCTGGCTTCCCAACTACCTTTGCGGTGCCCTGACTTACTTCAGCTGGATGACCTGGATCTCGCCACAAAACGTTCATCTGGCCAGCATCACGGGTGGCCAGACAGGCCTCGGGCTAAACCCGCTGCCAAGCTTGGACTGGAACGTCTTTGCGCTTGATCCTTTGATGGTGCCCTTCTTCTCTACCTTCAATTACTTCTTCGGGGCATTCCTGTCCATGTTCGTCATCATTGGCCTTTACTACACCAACACGTACTACACGGCctacctccccatcaactcAAACAGGCCTTTCGACCACTTCGGCCACATTTACAAAGTCAGATCTATCGTGGATGACAATGGACTCTTTGACGCCAAGAAGTATGAAGCATACTCGCCTCCTTACCTGGCTGCAAGCAACGTGGTCGTGTACACGTTCTTTTTCGCCTTGTACGCTGCGACGGTGACTTATGCCGCTCTCTACCACCGCTTGGAGATAAAGCTCGGCTTGAATGAGTTGTGGCAGAGAGCCAAGTTCACCATGCGCAGGTTGAGGTCCAAAAATGCACGCGGCGAAGAGTCGACCGAAGAGGATGTGGACCTTCTTGATGTCCATAATCGGCTCATGCGCGCCTACCCCGAAGTCCCACAATGGTGGTATATGACGTGCTTGGCCTTTGCCATCGCCGTCGGTATGGTTGGCGTCTCCTTGTGGCCGACGAACACGACACcatttgtggtgttgtacGGCATCGCCCTATgtctcgtcttcgtcgtcccTATTGGTATCATTGCGGGCATGACTGGTGTGGAGGTCACGCTGAACGTCATCGCGGAATTCATCGGTGGTGTGTGGATGGAGGGCAACGCGATTGGCATGTGCTTTTTCAAGTCGTACGGATATGTCACCTGCGCTCACGCTATAGCGTTCAGCAGTGATCTGAAGCTTGCCCACTACGTCAAGATTCCACCCCGGTTTACCTTTTGTGCCCAGATGGTCCCTACGCTGGTTTCGACTTTGATCAGCGTCGCGATTATGCAATACCAAACCCGCATCGAGAATGTGTGCACTCCGGATGCACCATTCCGCTTCCTCTGCCCAGGTGTCAACACGTTCTTCACGGCAGCTGTCTTCTGGGGCACGGTCGGTCCACGAAAGATTTGGGGTGTCGGTGGCCAGTATTCGATGACGTTGTTGGGATTCCCGTTTGGCTTCCTTGCGGTCATGTTGTTTTGGTACTTGAACAAGAAGTGGCCCAAGAGCGTCATACTCCGCAATGTCCACCCAGTGGTCATGATGAGCGGTGCCCTGAACTGGGCGCCGCTCAACTTGGCCTACATGTGGCCTGCTGTCCCAGTGGGTGCATTTTCGTGGTTGTTTGTGAAGAAGCGTTACTTGGCCTTCTGGTCAAAG TACAATTATGTGACTTCGGCTGCGTTTGGTTGCGGCATTGCTATTAGCGGTGTCGTAACCTTCTTCGCAGTGCAGCTGTGGGGCTTCCAGGTGAACTGGTGGGGAAACGATGTGTTGAATACCGGTTGCGACGCCGAAGGCACTTGTACTCTGCTGAATTTGACCGACGGCGAGTACTTTGGTCCAAAATTGGGCGAGTTCAGCTGA